Proteins encoded in a region of the Streptomyces sp. PCS3-D2 genome:
- a CDS encoding aldehyde dehydrogenase family protein: MTSTHAFWLAGRQATGEDSFDVHSPWDGRLVAAVSVPTDEQVEEAVAAAYAVTAEFSATPAHVRAAALDHVSKRLIERTEEIAQLISAENGKPVKWARGEVGRAVSVFRFAAEEARRFNGGEAQRLDTDAGGVGRLALTRRFVKGPVLGIAPFNFPLNLCAHKVAPAIAVGAPIILKPAPATPLSGLILGELLAETDLPAGSWSVLPVANDKMPALVKDERLPVISFTGSDTVGYAIQQSVPHKHCTLELGGNAAAVVLDDWSSEADLDWAATRIATFSNYQAGQSCISVQRVIADASVYDRLVEKVVAKVQAQVTGDPGDDATDVGPLVSEAAAQRVESWVDEAVSAGAKLLTGGKREGASYEPTVLANVPDGVKLATEEVFGPVLTLLRVENTDEAFAAVNDSKFGLQAGVFTHDVQTAFRAHRELEVGGVIIGDAPSYRADQMPYGGVKQSGVGREGVRYAMDDYTYERVLVLTGLDI, encoded by the coding sequence ATGACTTCCACCCACGCCTTCTGGCTCGCCGGCCGCCAGGCCACCGGCGAGGACAGCTTCGACGTCCACTCCCCGTGGGACGGTCGACTGGTCGCCGCCGTCAGCGTGCCCACCGACGAGCAGGTCGAGGAGGCCGTGGCCGCGGCGTACGCCGTGACGGCGGAGTTCTCCGCAACCCCCGCCCACGTACGGGCCGCCGCCCTGGACCACGTGTCCAAGCGGCTCATCGAGCGCACCGAGGAGATCGCCCAGCTGATCTCCGCCGAGAACGGCAAGCCCGTCAAGTGGGCCCGCGGCGAGGTCGGCCGTGCGGTGTCCGTGTTCCGTTTCGCCGCGGAGGAGGCCCGCCGCTTCAACGGCGGCGAGGCCCAGCGCCTGGACACCGACGCCGGCGGTGTCGGTCGCCTCGCGCTGACCCGCCGCTTCGTCAAGGGCCCGGTCCTCGGCATCGCGCCGTTCAACTTCCCGCTGAACCTGTGCGCCCACAAGGTCGCCCCGGCCATCGCCGTCGGTGCGCCGATCATCCTCAAGCCGGCCCCGGCCACGCCGCTGTCCGGCCTGATCCTGGGCGAGCTGCTCGCCGAGACCGACCTCCCGGCCGGCTCCTGGTCGGTCCTGCCGGTCGCGAACGACAAGATGCCCGCCCTGGTGAAGGACGAGCGCCTCCCCGTCATTTCCTTCACCGGTTCCGACACCGTCGGGTACGCCATCCAGCAGTCGGTGCCCCACAAGCACTGCACCCTGGAGCTCGGCGGCAACGCCGCGGCCGTGGTCCTGGACGACTGGTCCTCCGAGGCGGACCTCGACTGGGCCGCGACCCGTATCGCGACCTTCTCGAACTACCAGGCCGGCCAGTCCTGCATCTCCGTACAGCGGGTCATCGCCGACGCCTCCGTCTACGACCGCCTCGTCGAGAAGGTCGTCGCGAAGGTCCAGGCCCAGGTCACCGGCGACCCCGGCGACGACGCCACCGACGTCGGCCCGCTCGTCTCCGAGGCCGCCGCCCAGCGCGTCGAGTCCTGGGTCGACGAGGCCGTCTCGGCCGGTGCCAAGCTGCTCACCGGCGGCAAGCGCGAAGGCGCCTCCTACGAGCCCACCGTCCTCGCGAACGTCCCCGACGGCGTCAAGCTCGCCACCGAGGAGGTCTTCGGCCCGGTCCTGACCCTGCTGCGGGTCGAGAACACCGACGAGGCCTTCGCCGCGGTGAACGACTCGAAGTTCGGTCTGCAGGCCGGTGTCTTCACGCACGACGTCCAGACCGCGTTCCGCGCCCACCGCGAGCTCGAGGTCGGCGGCGTGATCATCGGCGACGCGCCGTCCTACCGCGCCGACCAGATGCCGTACGGCGGCGTCAAGCAGTCCGGTGTGGGCCGCGAGGGCGTCCGCTACGCGATGGACGACTACACGTACGAGCGAGTCCTGGTCCTGACCGGCCTCGACATCTGA
- a CDS encoding PucR family transcriptional regulator, which produces MPLTLASLVQHSALKLGVRAGENRLDTPVRWAHVSELADPVPYMEGGELLLITAMKLDADDPHEMRAYVRRLAAAGVVGIGFAIGVNYEAVPQALVEAARAEDMPLLEVPRRTPFLAISKAVSAALAADQYRAVTAGFEAQRELTRAALSVDGPAELLAKLAAHVHGWAALYDASGAVVAAAPDWAARRAARLTPDVERLRERPAPASAVVGGSEDRVELQSLGTGRRARGALAVGTGAPLGTAERYAVHSAVALLTLTTERSRSLHDAESRLGAAVLRMLLADEPDHARAVAGDLYGSLLDAPFRLVVAEPALGGTARPEGLALLADAVESAAARTGEALLVVPEPGRLVVLAADAGAAVRACTVHAEALEARRGRDAAGPEPDELVVGLSAPAGPGGVAAALKQADQALAVARRRGRPLVEHEDMATGSVLPLLADDAVRAFADGTLRALREHDATGRGDLVASLQAWLSRHGQWDAAAADLGVHRHTLRYRMKRVEEILGRSLEDPDVRMELWLALKATSTPS; this is translated from the coding sequence ATGCCGCTGACCCTCGCCTCCCTCGTCCAGCACTCGGCGCTCAAGCTCGGCGTCCGGGCGGGGGAGAACCGCCTGGACACCCCCGTGCGCTGGGCCCACGTCAGCGAACTCGCCGATCCCGTCCCCTATATGGAGGGCGGCGAACTGCTCCTGATCACGGCGATGAAGCTGGACGCCGACGACCCGCACGAGATGCGGGCCTACGTGCGCCGCCTCGCCGCGGCCGGAGTGGTCGGCATCGGCTTCGCGATCGGCGTCAACTACGAGGCGGTCCCCCAGGCGCTGGTCGAAGCGGCGCGGGCCGAGGACATGCCGCTGCTGGAGGTGCCGCGCCGGACGCCGTTCCTCGCCATCAGCAAGGCCGTCTCCGCGGCGCTCGCGGCCGACCAGTACCGGGCGGTGACCGCCGGTTTCGAGGCGCAGCGCGAACTGACCCGCGCCGCGCTCTCCGTCGACGGCCCCGCCGAACTGCTCGCGAAGCTCGCCGCGCACGTGCACGGCTGGGCGGCCCTCTACGACGCCTCCGGAGCGGTCGTGGCGGCGGCCCCCGACTGGGCGGCGCGCCGCGCCGCCCGGCTGACCCCGGACGTGGAGCGGCTGCGGGAACGCCCCGCACCCGCGAGCGCCGTGGTGGGAGGCTCCGAGGACCGCGTCGAGCTCCAGTCCCTGGGCACCGGCCGGCGGGCCCGGGGCGCGCTCGCCGTCGGCACGGGGGCCCCGCTGGGCACGGCCGAGAGGTACGCCGTCCACTCCGCGGTCGCGCTGCTGACGCTCACCACCGAGCGCTCACGCTCGCTGCACGACGCCGAGTCCCGGCTGGGGGCGGCGGTGCTGCGGATGCTGCTGGCCGACGAGCCGGACCACGCCCGGGCGGTGGCGGGCGACCTGTACGGGTCGCTGCTGGACGCGCCGTTCCGGCTGGTCGTGGCCGAGCCCGCGCTGGGGGGCACGGCGCGGCCGGAGGGCCTGGCGCTGCTGGCCGACGCGGTGGAGTCCGCCGCCGCCCGCACCGGGGAGGCGCTGCTGGTGGTACCGGAGCCCGGGAGGCTGGTGGTCCTCGCCGCCGACGCCGGCGCGGCCGTACGGGCGTGCACCGTCCACGCGGAGGCCCTGGAGGCCCGGCGCGGCCGCGACGCGGCCGGACCGGAGCCGGACGAACTGGTGGTCGGGCTTTCCGCACCCGCCGGGCCGGGCGGCGTCGCGGCCGCCCTGAAGCAGGCCGACCAGGCCCTCGCGGTGGCCCGTCGGCGCGGCCGCCCGCTGGTGGAGCACGAGGACATGGCGACGGGCTCGGTCCTGCCGCTACTGGCCGACGACGCCGTGCGGGCCTTCGCGGACGGCACCCTGCGTGCGCTGCGGGAGCACGACGCGACGGGCCGCGGGGACCTGGTGGCCTCCCTGCAGGCCTGGCTTTCCCGCCACGGCCAGTGGGACGCGGCCGCGGCCGACCTCGGCGTGCACCGGCACACCCTGCGCTACCGGATGAAGCGGGTCGAGGAGATCCTCGGCCGTTCCCTGGAGGACCCGGACGTCCGCATGGAACTGTGGCTCGCCCTCAAGGCCACCTCCACCCCGAGCTAA